The DNA sequence GTCAATCGTAAAAGTGCCCGATGCTTTAGAAAGCGTGCCAACTCGGGTTTGACCCGATGCAGTTGCAATTTGACCATTAAATGCGGATGAACTAGTATGAAGAGAAGCCACTTTTGAACCATAATTAGTTGTAAAACTATAAGTAGCCGCAGATGTATCGCGTCTACCTATCGCAGTTGCATAATCACCGCTTGCTGAATTAGCATATCCGCCGCTAATAGTAGAGGAAACTCCATTGGCAGTGTTATAATTTCCTCCACTTATGCTTGAGTAATTACTGCTTGCAGAATTCCAACCGCCGCCAACAGTTGCAGCAACACCGCTTGCAGAATTACGAGAACCACCGCCAATAGTTGAGCCATAAGCACGTGCCGAATTAGAATCTGCTAATGCACCCCCGCCGCCACTGACAACCGAATAATCACCACGAGCACGATTATTACTTCCCGCAACAAAAGCCATTGTGCCAGAATTGATATTGCCTGAACCAAAATTACCTTTACCCATTGTGATTTCTGGATTTCCCGTGCTGGTAATCGGTCCAGTCATTGTGCCACCGCTTAATGGTAAAAAGACTCCGGTGCCAATACTATCACTTCTTGGCGCCCAAGCACTGCCAGTCCATTTTAAGACTTGACCGGCACTCGCACCGGCCTGATTTATCTTTGCCATTGTAACATTGCCATCTACTATCATACTCGTTGTGATTGAATTGCTTTGTCCTTCATCTACAAACTTATTACTCAATGCGATTGTATCTTTTCCTTGTAATTTGTGAGCATTAGTTGACACTCTTGCACTATCAATATAAGTGATATTGGCACTTAATGCATAATTGGCCGTGTCAGACTTTTTAGATAAATAAGCATAAGCAGAACTCACTAATCTAATTCTTGGCGATATTGCCGGATAGGGATTGACTTGCATTTCCAGATAACAATTACCTGATTGCGGAATTGATTCAATGGCAGTATTTGAACCTAATAGCACATTAAATATTCCTTGATTAGTCTGAACATCTTGGGTTTCACTCCAAAATGCTATACCACCTATTGAACTGGTAATTAATCAAAAAGTAATTGAGTATTGACTATCAGCAACTGGCACACCGGCCAGATTAGTCAGTTTTCCTTGATAATTGAGTAGTTTCGGGATTGTTATTATTACCGGGTCGCTTTTTGATTGGATATTTATTTTGTTTACTTCAGCATTTTCTACTGTCAAAACAATAGAAAATAACAAAATTGATACAACAATGATTGCGTTTCATAGCATCCTCCTTATTTTTACCACAAAATGAGTTATAAGTTCCTTGTGGCGATGCTATATAAATTAAAGTTTTAGTTTAATTATATTTTTATTGAATGATAACTAATTTTTTACTGGAATTGTAATTAGAAGTGTGCAAACGATAAAAATAAACACCTTTAGACACTAACTGGTTTTGATTGTCTTGGGAATTCCACATAACATTATAGAAACCCGGGGTTTGCTCTCCATTAACTAATGTCTTCACTAATCTACCCGAAACATCATAGATATTAAGTGATACTTTAGTTTTCGTAGATAGTGAATAGTAAATTGTGGTTAGGTTTCGGAATGGATTGGGTTTAGCATTATATAGTTTCGTAATGAGTTGGTTGGGATTAAAGACTTCTTCGGTTTTAGGTTCTAAAATCGCAGTTGGTGTTACAGGTAGCCAAAAGCCAATAAACCCGAGCATATTACTTGATGCCATATTACCAATTGCCGGTTGAACCGCAGTTGCCCGGCATTGATAATTAGCAGAAGTCAAAATTCCTCCACCATTGCTAAACACATTCCAATCGCAACGGTATTGAGCATCAAGTAAATTGGCACTTAATAATACTATTAAGAAGCCAATTATAACATTGATACTATATTTATTCATAAAATGCTCCTTATATATTCTGGTTTATGTTAAATATGTTTAATTGGTTTATAACTTTAAATGATGTCTTTAATATGACAGAATTGCTTATGTTTTTTGTCGAATTATTAGATGACCATAGCCCAAAACTTCTTATTATCAAAATTATCCTAATTATCCTAATATCGGTAAATTCTCTAACAAACACCGGCAATTTCAACCTCTGCATATTCCGCCTTGATTAATTATTTTTATATTATATGAAACTTGCCCTGAACCAGCGGTAAGCTTACAATATAATATTAAAAATAAATCAAGTCCTTGATATTATAATAAATTGTAGTTAACTGTCAAGTCTATCTTACCAAAGAGTAGCGTCAAGAATATTGTGTAATTTCTTTTTTACATAAAGACATTGCCCACATTGCCGGGTATATTTATTTATTAATAACTGCATACACTATTCGATTACTACTTCGCATCTGCACATCAGCCTTATCCGCTTTTGATTGACTTGACCAATCTTATATTGTAAGATACAATAGATTGATTATTATAAGATACAATAGTTTGATAGATAGCGAATATGGTCTTGGGATTGAATAAAGATAAAAATCCGTTTCGGATGTTATCTAAATATCGTATTGGATTTGGATTTGATAGTCATCCTTTACGAAAAAATCGGAAGTTAATTATAGGTGGTGTCGAAATTCCATTCTCTTATGGTTTGTTTGGCCATTCTGATGCAGATGTCTTATGCCATTCAATTGGTGATGCACTTTTAGGTGCTGTTGGACTTAATGATATTGGTTGCTATTTTCCTGATACTGACCCTAAACTTAGGGGAATATCCAGTCTGAAAATTCTTGCCCAAATAATGAAACTGATTGAAAAAAATAGATATAGGATTATTAATGTTGACTCAGTAGTTATTTGTCAAAAGCCAAAACTCAATCCTTATTTTGAGCAGATGAAGATGAAGTTGGCAGAAGTCTTAAAAGTAGATAAATCGGCAATTGGCATTAAAGCCAAAACTACTGAAGGTTTAGGATTTACAAATAAGCAACAAGGAATTATTGCGTATTCATTAGCACTCCTCCGAAAAAAATAATAATTATATATGTTTAAGAATTTTATTTATATTTTTATTTTTTGCTATATCAGATGATAAGTTCAGCAGAATGAAAGTTATTTACTACTTAACTACGAAAGCAAACTGATAAATAATGTTATTTTTAGAGTTTTCTATTTGTGCTTTGGATTATAGAATAATTTTTAATTTTTAATATTTTAATTTATGCTGCCTTTACGAGACGATATACCTTCTGAGCGAAGACCATTTATTACTTATATAATTGTTACGATGAATGTAATTGTATTTATTTATGAAATGTCTTTAGGTAGAGGCTTAAGGAATTTTTTCATTTCATACGGCGTGATACCGCAGAACATTTTAGCCGGCATCAATTGGTATAGTTTGTTTACCTCAATGTTTTTGCATGGTGATTTCTGGCATATTTTAGGCAATATGCTTTATCTGTGGATTTTTGGAGATAATGTTGAAGACACTTTGGGAAAGTTTTGGTTTATTATAATGTATCTATTTTCTGGAGTAGTTGGTAGTTTTGCTCATATTTTAGTTTCGCCCAATTCGACAATTCCCACTATCGGTGCTTCAGGCGCTGTTTCCGGAGTTTTGGGTTGTTATCTAATTTTGTTTCCTAACGCCCGAGTAGTTGCTTTAGTTCCTTTAGGATTTTTTATAAGATTTACAATGTTACCAGCATATATCTTTTTAGGTTTTTGGATTTTTCTTCAATTAATTTTTGGCTTTGGTACCGCCGGTCAAGGTTCCGGAGTGGCATATTTTGCTCATATTGGTGGGTTTGTAGTTGGTTTAGTGTTTGGACTGATTTTCCGAAGAAAAAGATATTACTTCCACTACGAAATATATTGAGACTTTTAATTAACTATAAAATAAGAGATAATTAGAAAGTTTAGTTTTCTCATCTTATTTAGAAAGCAGATTGTATCTCAACGGAAAACTTTCATAGTTTTACGCAATTATATTGAAACTTTTAATAAATCATAAAAGACCAATCAACGGTTCAGTTTTTCTTATCTCGAATGTTAATTAAATCTTAATAAGATTCTTTTATAATATTAGGATAGCGTTTTTCATTCAAAGTATCTTTTATCACAGAAGTTAATACAATCACTATTTTGTCTGTATTTTACAAAAGACATTTTATAAGCATTAATAGGTTCAGTATTGACTATTATGCAATCTTATTTTATTTTATATTTACGACAAGTTATCTGTGTTATGAATATACAAATATCAAGTTCGTTTTATACCCAATGGAGGAAATAAATTATGCATAGACTTAAATTATATGCTATTATTTTTCTTTTAACTGGTTTAATTTCATTTGTTAGCGGTTCAGCCTCGGGTCGAATTGCTGGCAGTGTTTTTGATGGTTCAACAAATACACCTTTAATTGGTGCTAATGTTGTGCTTGTGGGTAAGCAAATTGGTGCAGCAACCAATGAACAGGGTCGGTTTATAATTAATAGAGTCGAAGTTGGAACTTATACAATTGAAGCGTCAATGATTGGTTATCGGAGTCAGGCCAAAACTAATGTTGTGGTTGAACCAAATCGAACGACCGAATTAATTTTTAAGTTATCACCATCGATTATTGAAGTTTCGGCCGTAACTATTAGACCAGAGTTTTTTCCTAAGGTAAAAGACGCATCAATAAGTGAACGCAGTTTTAATGCAGAAGAGATTCAAGTCCAACCTGGTGGATTAGGCGATATTCAAAGAGTAGTGCAAGCAATGCCGGCAGTCGTTTCTTCTGGTGACCAAGATAATGATATTATTGTGCGCGGTGGCAATCCTAATGAAAATCTTTTTCTATTAGATGGCATTGAAATACCCTATCCCAATCATTTTTCAATGTTCAATCAACAAGGTGGTCCAATTAGTATGCTTAATGCCCTTTTGATTCGAGAAGTTGACTTTATTGTCGGCGCATTTCCTGCCCGATTTGGCGATAAAGCATCATCGGTTATGGATATAACCCTCAGAAATGGTTCAAACACAGAATTTGCCGGTAATATTGATGTTGGTATGGCGGGATTAGGTTTAATTTTAGAAAGTCCGTTTCCCAAACAAAAAGGTTCCTGGCTCGCTTCGTATCACAAAAGTTTTTTAGAGATAATGGCAAA is a window from the candidate division WOR-3 bacterium genome containing:
- a CDS encoding rhomboid family intramembrane serine protease; the encoded protein is MLPLRDDIPSERRPFITYIIVTMNVIVFIYEMSLGRGLRNFFISYGVIPQNILAGINWYSLFTSMFLHGDFWHILGNMLYLWIFGDNVEDTLGKFWFIIMYLFSGVVGSFAHILVSPNSTIPTIGASGAVSGVLGCYLILFPNARVVALVPLGFFIRFTMLPAYIFLGFWIFLQLIFGFGTAGQGSGVAYFAHIGGFVVGLVFGLIFRRKRYYFHYEIY
- the ispF gene encoding 2-C-methyl-D-erythritol 2,4-cyclodiphosphate synthase, with translation MLSKYRIGFGFDSHPLRKNRKLIIGGVEIPFSYGLFGHSDADVLCHSIGDALLGAVGLNDIGCYFPDTDPKLRGISSLKILAQIMKLIEKNRYRIINVDSVVICQKPKLNPYFEQMKMKLAEVLKVDKSAIGIKAKTTEGLGFTNKQQGIIAYSLALLRKK
- a CDS encoding T9SS type A sorting domain-containing protein, yielding MNKYSINVIIGFLIVLLSANLLDAQYRCDWNVFSNGGGILTSANYQCRATAVQPAIGNMASSNMLGFIGFWLPVTPTAILEPKTEEVFNPNQLITKLYNAKPNPFRNLTTIYYSLSTKTKVSLNIYDVSGRLVKTLVNGEQTPGFYNVMWNSQDNQNQLVSKGVYFYRLHTSNYNSSKKLVIIQ